The following is a genomic window from Geoalkalibacter halelectricus.
CCGTCGCTGCCTGGAGATCATCGGTTTGCGCGATGCCCAGTTCATCGAGGCGGAAAACGGTCGCGAGGCCCTGCAGCGGGCCAAGGAAGCGCCCACCGACCTGCTGGTTTCCGATTTGAACATGCCGGTCATGGACGGTGCCACCTTGCTTAAATGGGTCAAGACCAGCCCCAAACTGACCGCACTGCCGGTGCTGATCATCACCAGCGCCGGCAACCCCGCCAAGGAAAAGGAAT
Proteins encoded in this region:
- a CDS encoding response regulator, whose amino-acid sequence is MKRIVIADDSETARMFIRRCLEIIGLRDAQFIEAENGREALQRAKEAPTDLLVSDLNMPVMDGATLLKWVKTSPKLTALPVLIITSAGNPAKEKELLELGAFAVLNKPVAPAPLLKVLAPLLPEENENAP